The proteins below are encoded in one region of Methylomagnum ishizawai:
- a CDS encoding type I restriction endonuclease subunit R produces MNGDTAHRENNFEAYVVSRLKAQGWLVGNTLDYDTERALYPEDLVAWLEATQPDKWEKLQKDHPGKASETFMARLGKALDQHGTIHVLRRGFSIAGCGHIDLSEAAPEDQRNAGILKRYAANRLRVVPQLQYHPVRKLAIDLVLFINGIPVATVELKTDFTQSAEAAIEQYRTDRLPYDAKLKRREPLLTFKRGAIVHFAMSDSEIQMATKLDGENTFFLPFNQGNQGHAGNPEREDGEYPVAYFWEQVCQRDAWLRIFHSFVYVEKKNVVDLKGNWSTRETLIFPRFHQWSAVNAMIQDARDNGPGMTYLADHSAGSGKTSTISWTAHDLVKLRRDNGAAIFNSVIIVTDRTVLDGQLQDAVKQIDHQFGVIAAIDRQKASQSKSKQLAQALSGGSPIIVVTIQTFPYAMEAIVTEESLKDKNFAVIIDEAHASQTGATAAKLQTALSMSGQGKMDAMTVEEILEALQKSRARPSNVSYFAFTGTPKHSTLMLFGRPADPAQPASKENLPIPFHRYSMRQAIEERFILDVLLGYVPYKTAFNLAKQSEDSKRVSGKHAKRALAKWMTLHPTNVTQKVQFIIEHFSKNVAHRLDGKAKAMVVTNSRAAAVRYKKGFDRYIEKHPEYLGIRSLVAFSGKLTGKDVAHNDDPLLQDDLFLVDEAEEFTEAGMNPGVGGQDLRIAFDRPEYRVMLVADKFQTGFDQPKLVAMYVDKKIANDVEIVQTFSRLNRIAPGKDEVYIIDFVNDPANVRRAFALYDEGARIEDIQDPNVVYEIKEQLDGQGMYTDADLEKFKTARFKTLRDITHAQEPQHKELYGATDHATRIFNQRLKMLREAVATWEAAFQKAHAQGNEDAMKSADHQRKDYAGQIKALMAFKAGLGRFCRTYGYAAQLIDFGDPELENFAAFAKLLQKRLNGEAQENVDLKGLVLTGFDIKALEDQPGEDEETPVLKPVGPGGGNGTADDPYFLREIIDRLNRLFGETTPLRDQATFVNHIVSIARENQVVMAQIENNNNREQIMKGNLPGAVQQGVVRAMSSHQKLATLVLKSDSQAMQALTDMIYELIRDGRSIDLDAFGA; encoded by the coding sequence ATGAACGGCGACACCGCGCACCGGGAAAATAATTTTGAAGCCTACGTGGTTTCCCGGCTGAAAGCCCAAGGCTGGCTAGTCGGCAATACCCTGGATTACGACACCGAACGCGCCCTTTACCCGGAAGATTTAGTGGCCTGGCTGGAAGCCACCCAGCCCGATAAATGGGAAAAGCTCCAGAAGGACCACCCCGGCAAAGCCTCCGAGACGTTCATGGCCCGCCTGGGCAAGGCGTTGGACCAACACGGCACCATTCATGTGTTGCGCCGCGGCTTCTCCATCGCCGGTTGCGGCCATATTGACCTCTCGGAAGCCGCCCCGGAAGACCAGCGCAACGCCGGGATACTCAAGCGCTACGCCGCGAACCGCCTGCGGGTGGTTCCCCAGTTGCAATACCATCCGGTCCGCAAGCTGGCGATAGACCTCGTGCTGTTCATCAACGGCATCCCGGTCGCCACCGTGGAACTCAAGACCGACTTCACCCAGTCCGCCGAAGCGGCCATAGAGCAATACCGCACCGACCGGTTGCCCTACGATGCCAAGCTCAAGCGCCGGGAACCGCTGCTCACCTTCAAGCGCGGGGCCATCGTCCATTTCGCGATGTCGGATTCCGAAATCCAGATGGCCACCAAGCTCGATGGCGAGAACACCTTCTTCTTGCCCTTCAACCAAGGCAACCAAGGCCACGCCGGGAATCCGGAACGCGAGGACGGCGAATATCCCGTGGCCTATTTCTGGGAACAGGTCTGCCAACGGGATGCCTGGCTCCGCATCTTCCATAGCTTCGTCTACGTCGAGAAGAAGAACGTGGTCGACCTCAAGGGCAATTGGTCGACGCGGGAAACCCTGATCTTCCCGCGCTTCCATCAATGGTCGGCGGTCAATGCCATGATCCAGGATGCCCGCGACAACGGTCCCGGCATGACCTACCTCGCCGACCACAGCGCGGGTTCCGGCAAGACCAGTACGATTTCCTGGACCGCCCACGACCTCGTCAAGCTACGGCGGGACAACGGTGCGGCGATCTTCAACAGCGTCATCATCGTCACCGACCGCACCGTGTTGGATGGGCAGTTGCAAGACGCGGTCAAGCAGATCGATCACCAGTTCGGCGTCATCGCCGCCATCGACCGGCAGAAGGCCTCCCAATCGAAAAGCAAGCAACTGGCTCAAGCGTTATCCGGCGGCTCGCCCATCATCGTTGTGACCATCCAGACCTTCCCCTATGCGATGGAGGCCATCGTCACCGAGGAATCTCTGAAAGATAAGAACTTCGCGGTCATCATCGACGAAGCGCATGCCTCCCAGACCGGCGCCACCGCTGCCAAGCTCCAGACCGCGCTTTCGATGAGCGGCCAGGGCAAGATGGACGCGATGACCGTCGAGGAGATTTTGGAAGCGCTGCAAAAGTCCCGCGCCCGCCCCAGCAATGTCAGCTATTTCGCCTTCACCGGCACGCCCAAGCATTCCACCTTGATGCTGTTCGGTCGTCCCGCCGACCCGGCCCAACCGGCGTCCAAAGAGAACTTGCCGATCCCGTTCCATCGCTATTCGATGCGCCAGGCCATCGAGGAGCGGTTCATCCTGGACGTTCTGCTCGGCTACGTGCCCTACAAGACGGCGTTCAATCTCGCCAAGCAGTCCGAAGACAGCAAGCGGGTCAGCGGCAAGCACGCCAAGCGCGCCCTGGCGAAGTGGATGACCCTGCATCCGACCAACGTCACCCAGAAGGTCCAGTTCATCATCGAACACTTCAGCAAGAACGTTGCCCACCGCCTCGACGGGAAGGCCAAGGCGATGGTGGTGACCAATTCGCGCGCGGCGGCGGTCCGCTATAAGAAGGGCTTCGACCGCTACATCGAGAAGCACCCTGAATACCTCGGCATCCGTTCCCTGGTGGCCTTCTCCGGCAAGCTCACAGGGAAGGATGTCGCGCACAACGATGACCCGTTGCTTCAGGACGACCTGTTCCTAGTCGATGAGGCGGAAGAGTTCACCGAAGCAGGTATGAACCCAGGGGTGGGTGGCCAGGACTTGCGCATCGCCTTCGACCGCCCTGAATACCGGGTGATGTTGGTGGCAGACAAGTTCCAGACCGGCTTCGACCAGCCCAAGCTGGTGGCGATGTACGTCGATAAGAAGATCGCCAACGACGTCGAGATCGTCCAGACGTTCTCCCGTCTCAACCGGATCGCGCCCGGCAAGGACGAGGTCTACATCATCGATTTCGTCAACGATCCGGCCAACGTCCGCCGGGCCTTCGCGCTATACGACGAGGGCGCGCGGATCGAGGATATCCAGGATCCCAACGTGGTCTACGAGATCAAGGAGCAACTGGACGGACAGGGGATGTACACCGACGCGGACCTGGAAAAGTTCAAAACCGCGCGCTTCAAGACCCTCCGCGACATCACCCACGCCCAGGAGCCCCAGCACAAGGAGTTGTACGGCGCCACCGACCATGCCACCCGCATCTTCAATCAACGCCTGAAAATGCTCCGCGAAGCCGTGGCGACCTGGGAAGCGGCGTTCCAAAAAGCCCACGCCCAGGGCAACGAAGATGCCATGAAATCGGCGGACCATCAGCGCAAGGATTACGCGGGACAAATCAAGGCGCTCATGGCTTTCAAAGCGGGACTCGGGCGTTTCTGCCGCACCTATGGCTATGCCGCGCAGCTGATCGACTTCGGCGACCCGGAGCTAGAAAACTTCGCCGCGTTCGCCAAATTGCTCCAGAAGCGCCTCAACGGGGAAGCCCAGGAAAACGTCGATCTGAAGGGCCTGGTCCTGACCGGGTTCGACATCAAGGCATTGGAGGACCAACCCGGGGAGGACGAGGAAACGCCGGTGCTGAAACCGGTGGGTCCGGGGGGCGGCAACGGCACCGCCGACGACCCCTATTTTCTCCGGGAAATCATCGACCGCCTGAACCGGTTGTTCGGCGAGACCACGCCCCTTCGCGACCAGGCGACCTTCGTGAACCACATCGTGTCCATCGCGCGGGAAAACCAAGTCGTGATGGCCCAGATCGAGAACAACAACAACCGGGAGCAAATCATGAAAGGGAATTTGCCCGGCGCAGTCCAGCAGGGCGTGGTCAGGGCGATGAGTTCCCACCAGAAGCTCGCCACCTTGGTCCTGAAGTCGGATAGCCAAGCGATGCAAGCCTTGACCGACATGATCTATGAATTGATCCGCGACGGGCGCAGCATCGACCTGGACGCTTTCGGTGCTTGA
- a CDS encoding transposase, with the protein MLDLLNLPGIEPVDIRASDRGILVIAEALEGTLPVCPMCAIPLQRHGRRSNLFADLPMEGQPVKVEVSRPRYRCGACGRMQVPELAFIDERRRASRRLVASIRERSLTSTFHALADETGLSVNTIKSIAQDHIDALARTVRYETPVIMGIHEIGLAGSPRCVVTNLATSTICEILESRSSKHLDPFFQGLADGRKVEWVHTGSLRPAHRAFLALLPRARRVLDPVHLARMVAGAVHDRSRWVDAFFDLYRIQDKAVALRAFKAWERSLPGDQSGEFCQLVRTARGQREAVFAYWDSPAPTAYAECQAGLEKLPGGMGYSFEIIRAKVLYAGEARKVGTGTGSIEPLEYGPHIPTLVTCGIF; encoded by the coding sequence GTGCTTGACCTGCTCAACCTACCGGGCATCGAGCCGGTCGATATCCGCGCGTCGGACCGGGGCATCCTCGTGATCGCCGAGGCGCTCGAAGGCACCCTGCCCGTGTGCCCGATGTGCGCCATACCGCTGCAACGGCATGGCCGTCGTTCCAACCTGTTCGCGGATCTACCAATGGAGGGGCAGCCGGTGAAAGTGGAGGTTTCGCGCCCCCGCTATCGCTGTGGCGCGTGCGGCAGGATGCAGGTGCCGGAACTGGCCTTCATCGACGAACGACGCCGGGCGAGCCGGCGCCTTGTCGCCTCCATTCGGGAACGTTCCCTCACGTCCACCTTCCATGCCTTGGCCGATGAAACCGGCTTGTCGGTCAACACCATCAAGTCCATCGCCCAGGACCATATCGATGCTCTGGCGCGCACGGTGCGCTATGAAACCCCGGTCATCATGGGTATCCATGAAATCGGCCTCGCGGGGTCTCCGCGCTGCGTCGTCACGAACTTGGCGACGAGCACGATCTGCGAAATCCTGGAGTCCCGTTCCTCCAAGCACCTGGACCCGTTTTTCCAGGGGCTTGCGGATGGGCGAAAGGTCGAGTGGGTGCATACGGGATCCCTGCGCCCCGCACACCGCGCATTTCTCGCTTTGCTTCCCCGCGCCCGCCGGGTCCTTGATCCTGTCCACCTCGCCCGGATGGTCGCGGGAGCGGTCCATGATCGGTCCAGGTGGGTGGATGCCTTCTTCGACCTCTACCGGATACAGGACAAGGCGGTTGCCCTGCGCGCATTCAAGGCGTGGGAACGTTCTCTGCCTGGCGACCAGTCCGGGGAGTTCTGCCAACTGGTCAGGACGGCAAGGGGCCAGCGCGAAGCCGTCTTCGCTTATTGGGACTCGCCCGCGCCGACGGCTTACGCCGAATGCCAGGCTGGGCTGGAGAAACTGCCCGGCGGCATGGGATATAGCTTTGAAATCATCCGGGCAAAAGTCTTGTACGCAGGCGAAGCAAGGAAGGTAGGAACCGGAACCGGGTCAATTGAGCCGCTGGAATATGGTCCTCATATTCCAACGCTGGTTACATGCGGTATCTTTTAG
- a CDS encoding recombinase family protein, translating to MKFYVNLLRILNYVKIRYVYMRIGYARVSTQDQSPELQLDALASAGCEQVFHEKASGKDRERPELETCLKVLRKGDTMVVWRLDRLGRSLKDLVEIVHGLEERRIGFQSLTESIDTTSAGGKLIFHIFASLAEFERTLIRERTVAGLAAARARGRRGGRKIKMDKSDVRKAAAMLRDPLMTKTEVAQHFGVSRVTLNAALEREGYPQNPAVPNPQ from the coding sequence TGAAGTTTTATGTAAATTTATTGCGTATACTTAACTACGTAAAGATAAGGTACGTTTATATGCGAATAGGCTACGCCCGGGTTTCGACCCAGGACCAGAGTCCGGAGCTCCAGTTGGATGCTTTGGCCTCCGCCGGGTGCGAGCAGGTTTTCCATGAAAAAGCGTCTGGCAAGGACCGGGAGCGCCCTGAGCTAGAAACCTGCCTAAAGGTTCTGAGGAAGGGCGACACGATGGTGGTTTGGCGACTGGACCGCCTGGGCCGCTCGCTCAAGGATTTGGTTGAAATCGTGCATGGGCTCGAAGAGCGGAGGATCGGATTCCAGTCCCTAACGGAAAGCATCGATACCACCAGCGCGGGCGGCAAATTGATCTTCCATATCTTCGCCTCGCTGGCCGAATTCGAAAGAACCTTGATCCGTGAAAGGACCGTGGCCGGCCTAGCGGCGGCAAGGGCCAGGGGCCGGAGGGGTGGCAGGAAAATCAAGATGGACAAATCGGATGTGCGCAAGGCCGCCGCCATGCTGCGCGATCCGTTGATGACAAAAACCGAGGTGGCGCAGCATTTTGGGGTGTCGCGGGTGACCCTGAACGCGGCGCTGGAAAGAGAAGGCTATCCGCAAAATCCAGCGGTGCCGAACCCGCAATGA